The following are encoded together in the Callithrix jacchus isolate 240 chromosome 19, calJac240_pri, whole genome shotgun sequence genome:
- the SLC60A1 gene encoding major facilitator superfamily domain-containing protein 4A isoform X2 translates to MGCDGRVSGLLRRNLQPTLTYWSVFFSFGLCIAFLGPTLLDLRCQTHSSLPQISWVFFSQQLCLLLGSALGGVFKRTLAQSLWALFTSSLAISLVFAVIPFCHDVKVLASVMALAGLAMGCIDTVANMQLVRMYQKDSAVFLQVLHFFVGFGALLSPLIADPFLSEANCLPANSTANTTSRSHLFHVSRVLGQHHIEAKPWSNQTFPGLPPKDGAGTRVSYAFWIMALINLPVPMAVLTLLSRERLLTCCPQSRPLLLSADELALETQPPEKEDASSLPPKFQSHPGHEDLFSCCQRKNLRGAPYSFFAIHITAALVLFMTDGLTGAYSAFVYSYAVEKPLSVGHKVAGYLPSLFWGFITLGRLLSIPISSRMKPATMVFINVVGVVVTFLVLLIFSYNVVFLFVGTASLGLFLSSTFPSMLAYTEDSLQYKGHHSRSHRTCPRTHSFSLQLVLATGQPRTQLPQERAQEPSGSSLAHQSPSLKGVNEVMK, encoded by the exons ATGGGCTGCGACGGCCGCGTGTCGGGGCTGCTCCGCCGCAACCTACAGCCCACGCTCACCTACTGGAGCGTCTTCTTCAGCTTCGGCCTGTGCATCGCCTTCCTGGGGCCCACGCTGCTGGACCTGCGCTGCCAGACGCACAGCTCGCTGCCCCAGATCTCCTGGGTCTTCTTCTCGCAGCAGCTCTGCCTCCTGCTGGGCAGCGCCCTCGGGGGCGTCTTCAAGAGGAC CCTGGCCCAGTCACTATGGGCCCTGTTCACCTCCTCTCTGGCCATCTCCCTGGTGTTTGCCGTcatccccttctgccatgacgtGAAGGTGCTGGCCTCAGTCATGGCACTGGCGGGCTTGGCCATGGGCTGCATCGACACTGTGGCCAACATGCAGCTGGTGAGGATGTACCAGAAGGATTCGGCTGTCTTCCTCCAG GTGCTCCACTTCTTCGTGGGCTTTGGCGCTCTGCTGAGCCCCCTTATTGCTGACCCTTTCCTGTCTGAGGCCAACTGCTTGCCTGCCAATAGCACCGCCAACACCACCTCCCGAAGCCACCTGTTCCATGTCTCCAGGGTGCTGGGCCAGCACCACATAGAGGCCAAGCCTTGGTCCAACCAGACGTTCCCGGGGCTGCCCCCAAAGGACGGGGCAGGGACCCGAGTGTCCTATGCCTTCTGGATCATGGCTCTCATCAAT CTTCCAGTGCCCATGGCTGTGCTGACCCTGCTGTCCAGGGAGCGACTGCTGACCTGCTGCCCCCAGAGCAGGCCCCTCCTCCTGTCTGCTGATGAGCTGGCCTTGGAGACACAGCCTCCTGAGAAGGAAGATGCCTCCTCACTGCCCCCAAAGTTTCAGTCACACCCAG GGCATGAGGACCTGTTCAGCTGCTGCCAAAGGAAGAACCTCAGAGGGGCCCCTTATTCCTTCTTCGCCATCCACATCACAGCCGCCCTGGTCCTGTTCATGACCGATGGGTTGACG GGTGCCTATTCCGCCTTCGTGTACAGCTATGCCGTGGAGAAGCCCCTGTCTGTGGGACACAAGGTGGCCGGCTACCTCCCCAGCCTCTTCTGGGGCTTCATCACACTGGGCCGGCTCCTCTCCATTCCCATCTCCTCAAGAATGAAGCCAGCCACCATGGTTTTCATCAACGTG GTCGGCGTGGTGGTGACGTTCCTAGTGCTGCTTATTTTCTCCTACAACGTCGTCTTCCTGTTCGTGGGGACGGCGAGCCTGGGCCTGTTTCTCAGCAGCACCTTCCCCAGCATGCTGGCCTACACCGAGGACTCGCTGCAGTACAAAG GACATCATTCGAGGTCCCACAGGAcatgcccaaggacacacagcttcTCCCTGCAGCTCGTTCTAGCGACAGGACAGCCACGCACCCAGCTCCCACAGGAGAGGGCCCAGGAGCCCTCAGGCTCCTCCCTCGCCCATCAGTCTCCAAGCCTCAAGGGAGTAAATGAAGTAATGAAATAA